A region of Candidatus Poseidoniia archaeon DNA encodes the following proteins:
- a CDS encoding electron transfer flavoprotein subunit alpha/FixB family protein — protein MSVIVIGEADGAAIKPASQQAAALAAQLGDTVGLVFGSSGAASQLAAPRVVSASALESYDALQFTAVAARVARDAGATAVVMGATAMGKDLGPRLAAELGWGYIADALEYDSGAWTRPNYAGKVLARLEPDGPFVATLRPNAFPASDGGAGAVEEFGGEAPGTPATTVALESAGSNVVELTEAAIVVSGGRGLEEAENYDKLIRPLSAALDAACGASRAIVDAGWVPHSHQVGQTGKTVTPELYLAVGISGAIQHLGGMSGSKCIVAINKDAEAPIFKVADYGIVHDLFEIIPALMAALDN, from the coding sequence GTGAGCGTCATCGTCATCGGCGAGGCCGACGGCGCTGCCATCAAGCCGGCGTCGCAACAGGCCGCTGCCTTGGCGGCGCAACTGGGCGACACCGTCGGGCTGGTCTTCGGGTCGAGCGGCGCGGCGAGCCAGCTCGCCGCGCCACGTGTCGTCAGCGCCAGCGCGCTCGAGAGCTACGATGCACTGCAATTCACAGCGGTCGCGGCACGAGTGGCGCGTGACGCCGGCGCGACCGCGGTCGTGATGGGCGCAACCGCGATGGGCAAGGACCTTGGCCCGCGGCTCGCGGCGGAGCTGGGGTGGGGCTACATCGCCGACGCACTCGAATACGATAGCGGGGCGTGGACGCGCCCCAACTACGCCGGCAAGGTGCTGGCGCGGCTGGAGCCCGACGGTCCCTTCGTCGCGACCCTGCGGCCCAACGCGTTCCCGGCCAGCGACGGGGGGGCCGGCGCAGTCGAGGAATTCGGCGGCGAGGCTCCCGGAACGCCCGCAACGACCGTTGCCCTGGAGTCGGCTGGCTCCAACGTGGTCGAGCTGACTGAAGCCGCCATCGTGGTCAGCGGCGGCCGCGGACTGGAGGAGGCGGAGAATTACGACAAGCTGATTCGGCCGCTCAGTGCAGCGCTGGACGCGGCTTGCGGCGCAAGCCGCGCCATCGTCGACGCTGGCTGGGTGCCCCACTCGCATCAGGTCGGGCAGACCGGCAAGACCGTTACCCCGGAGCTATACCTGGCGGTCGGGATTTCGGGCGCCATCCAGCATCTGGGCGGCATGTCCGGCTCGAAATGCATCGTTGCCATCAACAAGGATGCCGAGGCACCGATTTTCAAGGTCGCCGACTACGGAATCGTGCATGACCTGTTCGAAATCATCCCGGCGCTGATGGCTGCGCTGGACAACTGA
- a CDS encoding electron transfer flavoprotein subunit beta/FixA family protein — protein MNIAVLVKMVPDTESRLEVRDGVLDESGFKYMVNPYDEFAVEQAVQFREAGGGKVTLVALFSEASSIDTDLRKMLAIGCDEVLALRQPGYRGDRPAANATALAAALEALAPDIVLCGVQGIDFYQSATGPMVAHRLGMPHVASVTRLELADGKLRAWRQVEGGLQVIETPTPALVTCQKDLNKVRFPALKDIMFSKRKPFENRPVPAAAGPDLPCAAASLPPARGGGEIIDGETPDAKVATLLGKLRTEAKVL, from the coding sequence ATGAACATCGCCGTGCTGGTGAAGATGGTGCCCGACACCGAGTCGCGACTCGAGGTGCGCGACGGAGTGCTCGACGAATCGGGCTTCAAGTACATGGTCAACCCCTACGACGAGTTCGCGGTCGAGCAGGCGGTGCAGTTCCGGGAGGCCGGCGGCGGCAAGGTGACGCTGGTCGCGCTCTTTTCCGAGGCGAGCAGCATCGACACCGACCTGCGCAAGATGCTCGCCATCGGCTGCGACGAGGTGCTGGCGCTACGCCAGCCGGGCTACCGCGGCGACCGGCCGGCCGCCAACGCGACGGCGCTGGCCGCGGCGCTCGAGGCGCTGGCGCCCGATATCGTGCTCTGCGGCGTGCAGGGCATCGACTTTTACCAGAGCGCAACGGGGCCGATGGTCGCGCACCGGCTGGGGATGCCGCACGTCGCGTCGGTGACCCGGCTCGAGCTGGCTGATGGCAAGCTCAGGGCGTGGCGGCAGGTCGAGGGCGGCCTGCAGGTAATCGAAACGCCAACGCCAGCGCTCGTCACCTGCCAGAAGGACCTGAACAAGGTGCGCTTCCCCGCCCTGAAGGATATCATGTTCTCGAAACGGAAGCCGTTCGAGAACCGCCCCGTCCCCGCTGCCGCAGGGCCGGACCTGCCCTGCGCTGCGGCATCGCTCCCGCCGGCGCGCGGAGGCGGCGAAATCATCGACGGCGAGACGCCCGACGCGAAGGTTGCGACGCTGCTCGGCAAGCTGCGCACGGAGGCGAAAGTGCTGTGA